In the genome of Mucilaginibacter sp. 14171R-50, the window TTGCATATCAAATTGCAGAGTATGTTAAGGCAAACCCCTTTGACCTGATACTTACCGGCCGCGAATCTATTGATTACAATGGCTCCAAAGTTGCCGGTATGCTGGGCGAATTGCTCGACATCCCTTCTGTATCTATCATCAAAAAGCTGGACGCAACCGACAGCGAAGCAACCGTTGAGCGCGAAATTGAAGGCGGAAAGGAAGTACTTACAATTCCTTTCCCTTTTGTGGCGGGTTGCGCCGAAGGCGTTGCCGAACCTAAAATACCAAACATGCGTGGTATAATGAGCGCACGTACCAAACCATTAACTGTTGTTGAAGCTGTTGAGGTACAAACGCTATCGCAGATCATCAGTTACGAAACGCCCCCGCCCCGCGGCCAGGTTAATTTGGTTCCGGCAGAGGACCCGGCAAAACTGGTTGACTTGCTGCACACACAAGCAAGGGTTATATAATTTAGGTTTTAACGATCAATATTCAAATATGTCAGTTTTAATATACGCGGAAAATGCAGCCGGAAAGTTCAAGAAATCAACTTTCGAAGCGGTATCATACGCCAAAGCAATTGCTGCTCAAAATAACACCAACCTTATAGCCATTTCAATTGGTGATGTTGCTAACGAGGAATTAGCCGCCTTAGGCAAATACGGCGCCGAAAAAGTTTTAAACGTATCTAACGAGAAATTAAAGAATTTTATAAACCAGGCCTATGCTTCGGTTATTGCCGAAGCAGCAAAAGCTAATGGTGCTGATATTGTAGTATTATCAAATTCCTTCAGCGGGCGTGGCCTGGCTCCTCGCCTGGGCGTTAAGCTGCAAGCCGGCGTGGCCGATGGCGCAGTTGCACTGCCCGAACAGAACGGTGGAAAACTCACTGTTAAAAAAACGGCCTTCTCGGGCAAGGCGTTTGCCACCGTCGAGTTAACATCGGCTAATAAGGTTATAGCGCTTACGCCAAATTCATATAAAGTTGTTGAAGGCGGTTCTGCAGCACCGGTGGAAGTTTTCAATGCAGAAGCAAAGGCATCCGACTTTAAGGAAATGATCAAAGACATCGTTCGGTCGACAGATAAGGTGTCGCTGCCTGATGCAGAGATAGTGGTATCGGCCGGCCGTGGCATGAAAGGCCCCGAAAATTGGGGTATGATAGAAGAGTTGGCCAACCTGTTGGGAGCTGCTACCGCCTGCTCTAAACCTGTATCAGACGCCGGCTGGCGCCCGCACGAAGAGCACGTTGGGCAAACGGGTATCGCGGTTAGCCCGAATTTGTATATTGCAATAGGTATTTCGGGCGCTATACAACATCTTGCAGGTATAAGTTCGTCAAAAGTTATCGTTGTTATCAACAAAGATGCCGAAGCGCCGTTCTTTAAGGTAGCTGATTATGGCATTGTTGGCGACGCCTTTGAGGTATTACCAAAATTAATTGCCGCTGTTAAGGAATATAAAGCATCAGCTTAAAAAGAAATCGCTGTGATGGGTAACGACATGAAAAAGATCAAGCTGGATATTGTAGGGTTATCTTACAGTCAAACACAGTCAGGCGCTTATGCTTTGGTTCTGGGCGAAGTAAGCGGCCGCCGCAGGCTGCCAATCATTATTGGCAGCTTTGAGGCGCAAGCTATTGCTATAGAGATAGAAAAGATGACACCCAGCCGGCCATTAACGCACGATCTGTTCAAGAGCCTTGGCCAGGCGTTCAATATCACCGTTCAGGAAATTATAATTTATAACCTGGTTGATGGTATCTTTTATTCAAAGCTTATTTGCAGCGACGGAAAAAAAATGATAGAGATAGACGCCCGTACATCCGATGCCATTGCGATATCGGTAAGGTTTGAATGTCCTATTTATACTTATGAATTTATTCTTTCAACAGCAGGTATAGTTATCGAAGGTAACGATTTTGTTTACCTGGAGAACATAAATGAAACTCCGGAAGAAAAAACCCATACTTCAGCAACAGGCACTTATACGTCGTTAAGCGACGATGAACTAAAAACCCGCCTGCAGCAAGCACTTGCCGAAGAGGCTTATGAAAAGGCAGCTAAGATACGCGATGAGCTAAATAAGCGTAAATCATCGTAAAAGGTTCAAACAAAAAGAGCGGGTAATTTACCCGCTCTTTTTGTTTGATATATCAGTTTAAAAGTTAACACCAATATTGATAGCCGATACGCTATTCCTTAGCGTAGAGCCTGTGTTATTTTTCGCAATATCGTTAATCCCTGCCTGGCCATTAAGCTCGATAAACAATTTAGCTTTCTCTGCAAGCGGGAACTTAACACCAATACCCAGGTCGGCACCAAAATCGGTTGAGTTGAAAATAGGTTTCAAATCTGTACCATCCGCGGTTTCTGTTGCGTTAAGCAGAATGCCAACATACGGGCCAAAGTTTAAATACCAGTTTTTGGTACCGCCAAAGTGCCAGTTAGCCATTACCGGGATGGTGATGTAGTTAACCTGGTAATTTGTTGTAAAATTGTTAAGGTAACCATTGTTCCACCCTTTTTGATCGTAGCTTACCTTCGCTTTAAAGCTCCATGTTTCGGAAAAGTAATGATCAGCAGATACGCCAAGGTTAAAGCCAATGCGGGGGTCATCATTGTTAACACCGCTGGCCGACACATTGGCTATGTTTAAGCCTACATTTAAACCTAATTCGGTTTTGCCTTTTGATTGAGAGAACGCTGCCGTAGATGCAGCCAGAATAATAAGTACTGAAGTAAAAAATTTGTTCATAAATTGTGATTAAAGTTGGCGCGAAGATAATTAATTTATCAAACCGTTTGCCACACACCCCGCTGTTAAATGTTGTTTTTATAGCTTTCTCATATCGCTTAATTTCGCTATTTTCCGCCTTTATTTTCAAAACTATTAATTGTTTAAACCAGTGCTGTATGAATATTAAGTTACGCTTAATACTGATGAATTTTATGCAATTTTTTATATGGGGAGCGTGGTTGCTAACCATTGGTGCATACTGGTTTCAAAACAAAAATTGGTCGGGCGCGCAGTTTGGGGCCATCTTTTCAACTATGGGCATAGCTTCTATTTTTATGCCAACCCTTACCGGTATTCTGTCAGACAGGTTCATCAACGCCGAAAAACTTTATGGAATAATGCACTTACTGGGGGCTGCAACACTGTGTGCGCTACCAATGGTAACCAACCCGGCAACTTTTTTTTGGGTGATGCTGTTAAATATGGCTTTTTATATGCCTACCCTATCATTATCTATCACCGTAGCTTACTCGGCCTTGAAAAGCCAAAAGATAGATGTGGTGAAAGCTTACCCGCCTATACGCACATGGGGCACGGTGGGCTTTATCGCTGCATTATGGGCCGTAAGTTTAACAGATAACGAAACCTCCGCCAATCAATTTTACATAGCGGCCGGAGTTGCCGCTACTTTGGGTATTTATTCGTTTACATTGCCGAAGTGCTTACCCATGTTAAAAAAGGCTGCAACCAGGTCGTTTGCAAACAGCTTTGGTTTAAATGCCTTCGCATTGTTCAAATCGTCAAGGTTTGCCATTTTCTTTGCGTTCTCGTTGTTATTGGGCGCTGCATTGCAGCTAACAAATGCTTACGGCGATACCTACCTGCATGATTTTAAAAATGTCGCGGCTTATAAAGATACTATTGCGGTTAAAGTGCCTGCAATCATCATGTCGATATCGCAGATATCCGAAACATTATTCATCCTGGCTATACCCTTCTTTCTGCGTAAATTTGGTATAAAGTACGTTATGCTGTTCAGCATGATAGCCTGGGTGCTTCGGTTCGGCCTTTTTGCGTTTGGCAACCCTGCCGATGGTTTATGGATGATCATCCTATCGTGCATTGTGTACGGTATGGCGTTCGATTTCTTTAACATCTCAGGTTCGTTGTTTGTAGAAACACAGGCTGCGCCCGAGATCCGTGGAAGTGCGCAAGGCTTGTTTATGATGATGGTTAACGGTTTTGGCGCCTTCTTCGGCAGCAATATAAGCGGCTGGCTTATTGATAAATATTTTATACTGGCTAATGGCCAAAAAGACTGGCATGGCATCTGGCTAAGCTTTGCGGGTTATGCTTTAGCTATTGCCATAATTTTTCCGTTTGTGTTTAAATATAAGCACAATGCGGCCCTTAAACATGCTATAGAAAAGGCCTGACGATGAAAAAGCACTACCGGCAGGGAAATGACTGCCTTAACTGCGGTACTGACTTACAAGGTAAATTTTGCCATAACTGCGGGCAAGAAAACCTGGAAATGAAAGAAAGTTTTGGGCATATGATAACCCATGCGGTGAGTGATTACTTTCATTTTGACGACCAATTTTTTCACACGCTTAATCCATTATTGTTTAAACCCGGCAAACTCACTAACGAATACCTGGCCGGCCGCAGGGCGCAATACCTGCATCCCGTTAAAATGTACATTTTTATAAGTCTGGTATTTTTTTTACTCTTCTTTCAGAACAAAAAGCATAACATTTTAACTGTAAGAGACAGTAAACAAAACGAGTCTGTACTTTCCGACAGTTTAAAAAAGGCGGTGAAAAAAGACATTAACAATGACAAGCACCTGACCCCGCAGCAAAAGGATGCTATTTCTGAAAAACTGACGACAAAAAACGACAGCTCAAATAATACTGCGGCAAAAAAAGTTAAAAAGAAATCAGACGGTGACGGCAATTTTACAGTATTTGGAAGCAACGCTAATGAAAAGACTTACGAGGAGTATCTGGCTAATCAAAGTAAGCTTGCACCAGGCGAACGAGATAACTTTATAGAGCGCTATTTTGTCAAAAAAGGCTATGACTGGAAAAACCAGGGAAAGAATGCGACTGAAATTTTTATCGAGGGGTTTAAACACAATATCCCTAAAATGATGTTCTTGCTGTTGCCGTTATTTGCTCTGATACTGAAAATAGCTTTTTGGAAAAATCGAAAGCTATATGTAGAACATTTGATCTATTCCATCCATCTTCATTGCTTTTTATTCCTGTTTCTTACTGTCGTATTGATCATTAGCATGATATTACCTGCCAGTTGGGATACCGTGATGGATTGGGTTGGAATTGCGGCTTATATCATAATACTTTGGTACGTGTACCGGTCTTTCAGAACCGTTTACAACCGTAGCAGATGGCGCACGGTAAGCAAACTGATAGGCGTTTCATTAATGTATTTGTTTGTGTTTTGCGTGTGCTCTTTGATCCTGGTAGGCATCACCGCTCTAACATCGATATAAACCGGCTACAATGAAAGGCTTGCGCAAAATACCTGCACAAGCCTTTTTGAAATTAATTTAAGTGATATTATAAAAACGCGTAGCCTAAGCTCAGGTTAAATAGGCTTACACGGGTTTTGTAATTAGTAGAGCCGTCAAAATAATTTTGCTTGGTTAAGCCAGCTTCATAACGCAGGTCTATAGATATCTTCCTGATATCAATACCTGCACCAGCTGTTATAGCAAAGTTAGAGCTTTTGTAATCAAACCTGGCGGCGCTGCCAACAGCGGATCCAAAGTTATTATCCTTGTTTATAGCGAACGACAATAGCGGCCCGGCATAAAACCTGCCGCCCAAACCAAATGCGCCAATTTTGCCGCCTAAAAGTAAAGGCACATCAATGCTGGTAAATTTTGCATTACGGGCGGGGCCGTTACTATTATTGATATCTACATTTTTGCTGGTTATATAAAGTTCGGGCTGAAAGTTAAAGCCTAACGCACCAAACCTTGCCCATAACCCACCGAGGTAGCCGGCGCGATTCTCGCTGCTGAATGTACTGCCCGAATTTGACAGGCTTGATAAGTTTACACCGCCTTTTATACCAACCTGCACTTTTGGTAATATTTGCGCGTTTGATATTGTTGTAACAGCTAAAGCTATCCCAAGGGTAAGTATTAATTTTTTCATGGTTTTGTTGATTTTATTAGTTAACAGGATAAATATACGTTTTGTTTGAAAATGAAATATCCGGCTACTGTTAAGCAGACCGGATATTTTAACCGTGATATATAGTTAGGTGTTATAATGATAGGCGCCCCTGGTAGTAATCTAATATTTTGTTGTAAATGTAACAGTCGTAACGGGCGTTGATCAGGTTCAGGTTGGCCCTGTCGAGGTAGTTTTTGGCCAATACATAATCAACAGAAGTTAATACACCCGCGTTAAAGCGTATCTCGGCAATCCTGAACGATTCGGCATAAGCTTTAACCTGTTCTTGCAGCGCCTTGTATCTTTCAAGGGCGTTACTCATATTCAAATAAGCCTGCTCAACGTCCTGACGCAACTTTATCTTGGTATTTTCCTCAACATACTTGTAGTTTTGTAAGTCAATTTTTGCCAACGTTACCTTATTGCGATTTTGAAAATAGTTTAAGATAGGTATCCGTACGCTTACACCAAACTGGTTATAAAAGTTGTTTTTGAACTGGTCGCCGTACGGGATGGCCACATCATTTATTTTGGCAGCGCTCGAATAATTAGTATTTAATCCTCCAAATAATGATATTGTTGGATACAAAGCCCCTTTGGCAGCGGCAACACCTTTTTCGGCGCTTTGGCGCCTTAATGTTGCTGCTTTTACGTAAGCCAACTGCGCTAAAGCTGTTTGGTAAATCTCGTCGGATGTGCCGTTTTGCCTTAATATTTCTGCCCCGGTTAACTTTTCAAATTTAATATCGGGTCGGTATGGTATGTTTAGTATCTGTAACAAGTTTAGTTTCGACGTTTGGAGCACAGCCTTGGCATTTACGTAAGTTACCTGGTTATCGGCGTATGTACCTTTCAGATCATAAAAGTCATTGGGTTGTTTATTCGCACCTTGCTTTTCTAAAATGTCCAATCTGTCAAGTTGTTTTTTGGAAACCTCTACCTGGTTTTGTACCTGGGCAAGCGCCTCGGTATTATTAAGCACTTGCAAATAAGCGGTTATGGTATTAATGGTTATCGCATCTTTTGCTTGCTGCAAGTCCATCTCTCCTGCCTTGTACGCAAGCGACGTTTGTTTTATCCTGTTTAAATTTTGTAATCCGCTAAACAAGGTTAAGTCGGCATTGGCGCTGTAACTCGCAAATTTTGTAGACGCATTAACATAAGTATAATCAACCTGGTTAAGGCTACGGCCATTACTAATACCATGATCAACCTGCGCGCTAATTGCCGGCAGCAGGTTTTCCTTAGCCTGGTTCTTATCAACTTTTGCAACTTGTAGCTGCAGTTCACTTTTCTTTACATCAAGGTTGTTTTTTACAGCGATATCAATGCATTGCTGCAGGGTTAGTACGCTATCAACCGCCTGGCTGTGTGCCAGTGCCGGCGCTATTGTAATTAAGCTAAAAAGTAAAAATTTAAAGTATCGCATTTTGTGTTATAGTTCAGAATTTTTTCGAAGATTCTACCCTTCCATCCAACAGGTTGATAATACGCGTGCCATATTCGGCGTTTTTTTCGGAGTGGGTTACCTGGATGATGGTAACGCCATCCTCTTTGTTCAGCTTACTGAATAGTTCCATAATTTCCTCACCCTGTTTAGAGTTAAGGTTACCTGTTGGCTCATCGGCTAATAATAATTTAGGTTTGGCAATAAGTGCGCGGGCTATACCTACAAGCTGCTGTTGCCCGCCCGATAGCTGCGCCGGGAAAAGGTCCTTTTTACCAACGATATTGAAACGATCCAACATATCGGCTACCATAGCTTTACGCTCCGATCCTTTTACATCCTGATATATCAAAGGGGTTTCGATATTCTCATAAACTGTAAGCTCATCTATCAGATGATAAGCTTGGAAAACAAACCCAATGTATTGTTTATACAGAGCCGAGCGTTGGCGCTCTTTAAGCTGGTGCACCGCCTGATCTACAAAGTAATGATAACCATCTGTTGGCTCGTCAAGCATCCCTATTATATTCAGCAAGGTTGACTTGCCAGAACCCGAAGGGCCCATAATGGATACAAACTCGCCTTCGTCAACATCCAGACTGATGTCGTTTATAACGAAGTTTTTGTTGCCGCCTACCTGGTAATACTTTGAAATATGCTGGAGTGATAACATTTTTTAATTATTGTGTTTAATGAATTATTGAGTTATTTATTGCAATTTCTTAAACTGATTTTGGTATTGACGTATCAATAACATACCAAAGTTATAAATACTTTATTTTCAGCTAATTATATTACAACTTAAAAACTAATACTGTACGCTTCTGTACAGCGTGCGTTCGGTTATGATACAGTTGCTTTTAAAGGTTAGTGGCAGGAGATTAGAGATTAGGTATCCCACATACAAATAGAGGTCAGGCTTTTCAGCCTAACCTCTAATCTCAAATCGTTGATCTCTAATTGATCTATTCGCTCCTCAAACTTTTCACCGGGTTTGATAATGCAGCTTTTACAGATTGATAGCTTACTGTTAAAAAAGCTATGAGCGCCGCCATGCCGCCCGCAAGCGCAAACACCCACCATTGTATGTTTACACGGAAGGCAAAATCTTGTAACCAGGTATGCATAGCGTACCAGGCCAATGGCGATGATATAACAATGGCTATAAGCACCAGTTTTATAAAATCGAAGGATATGAGGCCAACTATGCCGGCCACGCTGGCCCCTAAAACTTTGCGGATACCTATTTCTTTTACACGCTGGCGGGTCGAGAACACCGCCAGGCCAAATAAACCCAGGCAAGATATAAAAATGGTAACAATGGTAAAGGCTGTTAATATCGAACCTGTACGCTGATCGCTTTTGTATAACTCTTCAAACTCCTGGTCAAGAAAATGATATTCAAAGGGTTTATTAGGGTAAAAGTTTTTCCATTTGGTTTGTATGGCAGCAATGGTATTGGCCATATTTTTACCAGATGTTTTGATAAGCAGCTTACCAAACCACTCATACTCCGGAAATAGCGCTATAGGCGTTATTTCCTGGTGAAGCGATGTAAAATTAAAATCCTTCGCTACGGCTTTTATCTCGCCCATGCGCCCGTTCATCCCAATCTTTTTACCTACAGCCTCGGCAGGTTTCCAGCCCATGGCTTTTACCGCTGTTTCGTTTAAAATAAAGCTGTAATGGCGCTTTTCGTAATTTTTATCTAACACCTGCTGTTCGTCTCCAAGGTCAAGGTCGTTGCCAGCAATCAATTTTATACCTAAGGTTTTTACAAAATTTCTTTCGATGGGTATTGCGGTAACCGATAAACTAAAATCGGCGGGCTTACCGTCGGCGCTGTTAATAGAATACCCGCCGCGAACATTCACAGGCGAATCGTAACTGGCGGTAGAAGCCAAAATGCCGCTTTGCTGTTTCAGCTCATTCTTAAATGCCTCGATGTTATTAAACGATATTCCGCCTATATCAAGTACCATTACCTGGTCGCGGTTTATACCGGTGTTTAGATTTTGCATGTACCGTAACTGATTGCTTGCAATTAATGTACTGATGATAAAGAACACCGATACCACAAACTGAAACACTACCAACGACTTGCGCAGCATGTTGCCGCCCGATTGAGTAGACGAATTTCCTTTAAGGGTAACGATAGGTTTAAAAGCCGACAGATATAACGACGGATAGGTACCGGCCATAAAAGTAACTGCTACAAACAACACGACCAAAGCGCCAATTAGCCAGGAAGTATTCCATATGTCGATGCTTAATTGCTGGCCGGTAAATACGCTAAACGCAGGCAGGCAAACGATAAGGAGCAGCACACCCACGGCTAATGAAAAAAGCGTGATTATACCGGCTTCAATGATAAACTGGGTAAACAGCTGCCCACGCACAGCGCCCATAACCTTGCGTACCCCGATTTCGCGACCTCGTTCCGCGGAGCGGGCGGTTACCAGGTTAAGGAAGTTTACGCAGGCCAATAACAGCAACACTACTGCCACAACGCCTAAAATGTAAATGTATTTGATGTCTCCGGGTACCTCTAAGCTGTAAAGCGCTTTAGATTTTAAGTGTATACTGGTAAGCGGTTCTAAAGTGTAAGTAGTTGTAACGCCGGGCCTGTTTTGTTCCTTTAAGATATTCGCAATATATGCGTCCATCTTTTTTTCTAAAGCTTTGAGGTCGGTACCCGGCTTTAATAGTAGATATGAGTAATTGCTAGCCGCATTCCACTTCAAATTTTTTGTTCCCGGGTCAAGAGCCGAATTTGCCATCAGGTCGAACTTGATCTGCGAATAAGCAGGCACATCTTGTATAACACCGGTTACCATAAGGTTATTGTTGTCATCAACCTTAAGTATTTTACCCATAGGGTTTTCAGTGCCAAAATATTTTTTCGCTGTCGACTCGGTTATAATAACTGATGATGGGTCTGATAGTGCTTTAAACGCACTGCCTTGCAGAAATTTGAACGTAAAGATCTTAAAGAACGATTCATCCGCCAAAAGCATATTTTTCTCGGCAAAAAGCTTATCGCCGTACTTCACCGTTACGGGTCCCTGTCCTGATAAATTAAACACCCGCACCCCGTCCTCTATTTCAGAGAACTGCTGCTTGTAAACGGGTACAACCGCCGTTTGTGTAACAGCTAAGTATCGTGCCTCTTTATCATCCGGCGATTTATAGCTGTAAGCTACACGCGCTATCCTATCGGCATTAACGTTGAACCTATCGTACCTTAACTCGTTGATCAGATAGGTAGTTAATAACAGGAAACAACAGATACCCACTGCCAGCCCCGCCATGCTGATGAGCGATGTGGTTTTGTTTTGCAACAGGTTACGCCATGCGGTTTTTAAATAATTCTTTATCATGATATGGAAATTCTAAAACTCTAAATCTAAACTGATTAAACCGGTTAACTCAATATTCGTTATAAACTATTCGCTGCGTAAGCTTTTTACCGGGTTTGCCAGAGCAGCTTTTAGCGCTTGCGACCCTATTGTAATAAGACCGATTATGATAGCGATAGTTGCAGTATATGCAAATATCGTCCAGTCGATATCTTTACGGTAGGCAAATTCCTGAAGCCATTTGTTCATTATCCACCATGCAATTGGGGATGCGATAATAACGGAAACAATTATCAGCTTTAAAAAATCAACCGATAATAAAGAAACGATTGTTTTTACGCTTGCGCCTAATACCTTGCGCACGCCAATTTCTTTGGTACGCTGCTCGGCACTAAAGGCAGCCAAACCAAACAGCCCAAGGCACGATATCAGGATAGCCACAACAGTAAAATAGCCTACTATACCCGCCAATCTGGTATCGGCCTGATAATTTTTTTGAAAGTCGTCATCAAGAAAGGTATAATCAAACGGATCATTAGGATCATATTTTTTCCAGCTCGCTTCAATGGTTTTTAACATGTTGCTCATGTTACCTGGCTTGGCATGTATCACCATATAATTATAGCCGCCGGTATTCAGGAAAAAGCCATAAGGCGTTACAGGCAGGTGCAGGTCTTCGTAATGAAAATCTTTAACCACGCCCACAATAGTAAACGCGGTTGTGTTACCCTGAAAATTGTTCATCACCTTTTTATTAACCGCATCGTTAACATTTGTAAAGCCAAATTCTTTAGCGGCCTTTTCGTTTATAATGATGCTATTAGTAGTATCCGAACCAAATTCCGCCGAGAAAAGTCGCCCTGCAACCGGTTTGATATCCAGCGTTTGTAAAAAGTTATTATCTACATAATTTAAACGTGTGCGCCTTCCTTCGGCATTGGTTTTTCCCTCGGGGTATAAAAGGTTATCACTTGGATTAAAAACACCCGGGTAGTACGCCGATGCACCGATAGATGCTACCTGGGTGTTTTGCTGTAAGTCGGCCTTAAGGGCGGTGTATGCAGCTTTAGCGGCTGAAGTGCGTAAAGGCAACACTATTTGCTGGTCTTTTGCGAAGCCAAGGTCTGCACTGCGCATGTAACTCATTTGCCTTGCAATAACAACCGATGCCACAATAAGCACCACCGAAATAATAAACTGAAAAACAACCAGCCCTTTTCGCACAGCCACAACGGCAAGCGAGTTGGTTAGCTTGCCTTTTAACACCTTTACAGGGTTAAACGACGACAGGTAAAATGCAGGGTAACTTCCCGCAAGCACTCCTGTAATAAGCGCCATCAATAGAAATTCCAGAAACAGTATGCTGTCTTTACTAAAAGATAATGTAATTTGCTTATCAGCTAAATTGTTAAAGAAAGGCAGCAATGCTAAGGTAATAGCAATGGCAAATATAAACGCTATCAGGGTCATTAAAACTGATTCGCCCAGGAACTGACGGATCAGCGTAGATTTTTCGGCACCCAAAACCTTCCGTACCCCCACCTCTGATGATCGTTTCGATGAGCGGGCGGTAGAAAGGTTCATGAAGTTAATACAAGCGATGATAAGTGTGAACACGGCTATTGAAAACAGCACGTACAAATAGGTTTTGCTTGCAGGCGGGGTTACGTTACTTTCAACCTCGCTGCTCAGGTGTATATCATGCAAAGAGATTAATGATTGTACCTTTTGAAAGCCCATAGCCTTTAGATCTTTGCCCGCGTACTTATCAATAAAGGCTGGCAGTTTGGCCTCAAGGCTGGCAGCATCCGTGCCCGGCCTTAGCAACAGGTATGTATAAAACATATTGTTGCTGGCAAAATCATTCCCATTCCGTTTTATAAATCCTTCCATAGCACCACCATATATCGACAGGAAGAAATTGGCGTTTATGTGCGAGGGAACCTTACCCTCGTCGAACACACCGGTTATGGTATAATCCTGTTCGCCGTTAGTGTTGCTGTTAACATGGATAACTTTGCCAAGCGCAGGTTGATCAGCAAAAAGTTTCCGGGCAAGTGTTTTTGAGAGCACAATAGTACGCGGGTTGGCCAAGGCGTTAGCAGGGCTGCCCTCAATAAAGTTATAAGTGAATATTTTGAAAAACGACTGATCGGCAAGGAAACCATTTTGTTCGAGCAAAGATTTACGCTCGCCGCTTGCAGGGTTGTACTGCAAAATGGTTTTGTCGTCAATAAAAAGCTTTAGCAAGCGCGCAGATTCCAGCACTTCGGGGTACTCCTGCTTTAAGGCGCCAGCCATGGGCGCAGGTGTGTTTGGCATTTTCATGCGCTTGTTGCCATTTTGCACAAAAGCGGTTACCACCTGGTAAATATTGGGCCCATTTGTATGTTGGGTATCGTAACTGGTTTCGTATTTAAGATACAGTGCTATCAGCATACAACATGCCAGCCCTACCGATAAACCAAATATGTTGATGAACGAGAAGAACTTGTTCTTCATCATGTTACGCCACCCTATTTTAAAATAATTTTTGATCATGATTGATAAACTTAATTTCTAATCTTAAATTTTACGCCTTAA includes:
- a CDS encoding electron transfer flavoprotein subunit beta/FixA family protein — translated: MSKILVCISNVPDTTTKITFTDNNTQFNTNGVQFILNPYDEIALARAIELTDGGKGSVTVINVGEANTEATIRKALAIGAADAVRINARPQDAWYVAYQIAEYVKANPFDLILTGRESIDYNGSKVAGMLGELLDIPSVSIIKKLDATDSEATVEREIEGGKEVLTIPFPFVAGCAEGVAEPKIPNMRGIMSARTKPLTVVEAVEVQTLSQIISYETPPPRGQVNLVPAEDPAKLVDLLHTQARVI
- a CDS encoding electron transfer flavoprotein subunit alpha/FixB family protein; its protein translation is MSVLIYAENAAGKFKKSTFEAVSYAKAIAAQNNTNLIAISIGDVANEELAALGKYGAEKVLNVSNEKLKNFINQAYASVIAEAAKANGADIVVLSNSFSGRGLAPRLGVKLQAGVADGAVALPEQNGGKLTVKKTAFSGKAFATVELTSANKVIALTPNSYKVVEGGSAAPVEVFNAEAKASDFKEMIKDIVRSTDKVSLPDAEIVVSAGRGMKGPENWGMIEELANLLGAATACSKPVSDAGWRPHEEHVGQTGIAVSPNLYIAIGISGAIQHLAGISSSKVIVVINKDAEAPFFKVADYGIVGDAFEVLPKLIAAVKEYKASA
- a CDS encoding bifunctional nuclease family protein, whose translation is MKKIKLDIVGLSYSQTQSGAYALVLGEVSGRRRLPIIIGSFEAQAIAIEIEKMTPSRPLTHDLFKSLGQAFNITVQEIIIYNLVDGIFYSKLICSDGKKMIEIDARTSDAIAISVRFECPIYTYEFILSTAGIVIEGNDFVYLENINETPEEKTHTSATGTYTSLSDDELKTRLQQALAEEAYEKAAKIRDELNKRKSS
- a CDS encoding porin family protein, with protein sequence MNKFFTSVLIILAASTAAFSQSKGKTELGLNVGLNIANVSASGVNNDDPRIGFNLGVSADHYFSETWSFKAKVSYDQKGWNNGYLNNFTTNYQVNYITIPVMANWHFGGTKNWYLNFGPYVGILLNATETADGTDLKPIFNSTDFGADLGIGVKFPLAEKAKLFIELNGQAGINDIAKNNTGSTLRNSVSAINIGVNF
- a CDS encoding nucleoside permease, which translates into the protein MNIKLRLILMNFMQFFIWGAWLLTIGAYWFQNKNWSGAQFGAIFSTMGIASIFMPTLTGILSDRFINAEKLYGIMHLLGAATLCALPMVTNPATFFWVMLLNMAFYMPTLSLSITVAYSALKSQKIDVVKAYPPIRTWGTVGFIAALWAVSLTDNETSANQFYIAAGVAATLGIYSFTLPKCLPMLKKAATRSFANSFGLNAFALFKSSRFAIFFAFSLLLGAALQLTNAYGDTYLHDFKNVAAYKDTIAVKVPAIIMSISQISETLFILAIPFFLRKFGIKYVMLFSMIAWVLRFGLFAFGNPADGLWMIILSCIVYGMAFDFFNISGSLFVETQAAPEIRGSAQGLFMMMVNGFGAFFGSNISGWLIDKYFILANGQKDWHGIWLSFAGYALAIAIIFPFVFKYKHNAALKHAIEKA
- a CDS encoding DUF3667 domain-containing protein, whose amino-acid sequence is MKKHYRQGNDCLNCGTDLQGKFCHNCGQENLEMKESFGHMITHAVSDYFHFDDQFFHTLNPLLFKPGKLTNEYLAGRRAQYLHPVKMYIFISLVFFLLFFQNKKHNILTVRDSKQNESVLSDSLKKAVKKDINNDKHLTPQQKDAISEKLTTKNDSSNNTAAKKVKKKSDGDGNFTVFGSNANEKTYEEYLANQSKLAPGERDNFIERYFVKKGYDWKNQGKNATEIFIEGFKHNIPKMMFLLLPLFALILKIAFWKNRKLYVEHLIYSIHLHCFLFLFLTVVLIISMILPASWDTVMDWVGIAAYIIILWYVYRSFRTVYNRSRWRTVSKLIGVSLMYLFVFCVCSLILVGITALTSI
- a CDS encoding porin family protein, with product MKKLILTLGIALAVTTISNAQILPKVQVGIKGGVNLSSLSNSGSTFSSENRAGYLGGLWARFGALGFNFQPELYITSKNVDINNSNGPARNAKFTSIDVPLLLGGKIGAFGLGGRFYAGPLLSFAINKDNNFGSAVGSAARFDYKSSNFAITAGAGIDIRKISIDLRYEAGLTKQNYFDGSTNYKTRVSLFNLSLGYAFL